A window of the Budorcas taxicolor isolate Tak-1 chromosome 8, Takin1.1, whole genome shotgun sequence genome harbors these coding sequences:
- the SLC46A2 gene encoding thymic stromal cotransporter homolog — translation MCQGSIWPWRGPLPRLQVWTWIEPVVASTQVATSLYDAGLLLVVKASFGVGTFSNHSSSPSPRGALEDEQQRAISNFYIIYQLVMGLTPLLSAYGLGWLSDRYHRKVSICVPLLGFLLSRLVLLLKVLLDWPVEMLYTGAALTGLCGGFSAFWSGVMALGSLSSSEGRRSLRLIVIDLILGLAGFCGSMVSGHLFKQMVGHSKQGLVLTACSVSCATCALLYSLFMLKVPESKAKPCKAVDIVPGTAGRYDTLDPDQTDKQNVAGPPPPPAMAKPKQIIIALLFVGAIIYDLAVVGTVDVMPLFVLREPLSWNQVQVGYGMASGYTIFITSFLGVLVFSRYFQDTTMIMIGMVSFASGALLLAFVKETYMFYIARAIMLFALIPVTTIRSAMSKLIKGSSYGKVFVILQLSLTLTGVVTSTLYNKIYQLTMEKFIGTCFALSSFLSFLAILPIGIVAYKQASWLQPGDITEK, via the exons ATGTGCCAGGGGAGCATCTGGCCGTGGAGGGGCCCCCTGCCTCGCCTCCAGGTGTGGACCTGGATCGAGCCTGTGGTGGCCTCCACGCAGGTGGCCACCTCCCTCTACGACGCGGGGTTGCTCCTCGTGGTGAAAGCGTCCTTCGGAGTCGGGACCTTCTCCAATCACAGTTCCAGCCCGTCGCCCCGGGGGGCTCTCGAGGACGAACAGCAGAGGGCCATCTCCAATTTCTACATCATCTACCAGCTGGTGATGGGCCTGACGCCCCTGCTGTCGGCCTACGGGCTGGGCTGGCTCAGCGACCGCTACCACCGCAAGGTCTCCATCTGCGTGcccctgctgggcttcctgctctCCCGCCTCGTGCTGCTGCTCAAAGTGCTGCTGGACTGGCCCGTGGAGATGCTGTACACAGGGGCCGCGCTGACCGGACTGTGCGGCGGCTTCTCTGCCTTCTGGTCGGGGGTCATGGCCCTGGGATCCCTCAGCTCCTCCGAGGGCCGCCGCTCCCTGCGCCTCATTGTGATTGACCTGATTCTGGGCTTGGCGGGGTTCTGCGGGAGCATGGTCTCGGGACATCTCTTCAAGCAGATGGTCGGGCACTCCAAGCAGGGCCTGGTGCTGACCGCCTGCAGTGTAAGCTGTGCCACCTGTGCCCTTTTGTACAGCCTGTTCATGCTGAAGGTCCCCGAGTCCAAGGCCAAGCCCTGCAAGGCCGTGGATATAGTGCCTGGCACTGCCGGCAGGTATGACACCCTGGATCCTGATCAGACAGACAAGCAGAATGTGGCGGGGCCCCCTCCACCTCCTGCAATGGCTAAGCCCAAACAAATCATCATTGCCCTGCTCTTTGTGGGCGCCATCATCTATGACCTGGCAGTGGTGGGCACAGTGGATGTGATGCCGCTTTTCGTGCTGAGGGAGCCTCTGAGTTGGAACCAAGTGCAGGTGGGCTATGGTATGGCTTCGGGGTACACCATCTTCATCACCAGCTTCCTGGGCGTGCTGGTCTTCTCCCGCTATTTCCAGGACACCACCATGATCATGATCGGAATGGTCTCCTTTGCGTCAGGAGCCCTCCTCTTGGCTTTTGTGAAAGAGACATACATGTTCTACATTG CTCGGGCCATCATGCTGTTCGCTCTCATCCCTGTCACAACCATCCGATCAGCAATGTCCAAACTCATCAAGGGCTCCTCTTATG GAAAGGTGTTCGTCATCCTGCAGCTGTCCCTGACGCTGACTGGGGTGGTGACATCCACGCTGTACAACAAGATCTATCAGCTCACCATGGAGAAGTTCATCGGCACCTGCTTTGCgctctcctcttttctctccttcctggcAATCCTACCGATTGG